From the Burkholderia glumae LMG 2196 = ATCC 33617 genome, one window contains:
- a CDS encoding RHS repeat-associated core domain-containing protein: MADSAGVLMPKPTDVFVGPLLQIETADVSAGIKACDRWLRSISHDVITIERLEMVANALPVVANIMSAVDLVLDIKDLIEHHQRGQEPDLFDWINLGLDLIGIIPIPPATSEFRMGARPVLKLVRQKMLESGKAVGEATIQVMQTALLQAVIDSLSEQFAGKIQSFVDGMKSQLGSILKTCADYIEKFLNGFADLFAEVAGEKALSTAHNYRAADQHASQIAAGFSAHDARKTFSGLGHLIVDFVKIEAKGMINSGTRVAKALDLPYRQALMKMANLLRGMIPTVKQRIIALGGADAGTIGWLINLIQLAIEKKRGIIESKRRHATGVKERGTTKVHHEEGEGRQETLRHTEDAEHPGPSQCKLGCPVSSAKSATRHSVGYALGDERLDHADFALPGTVPVVWSRTYRSFFDANDEAGEIGARWITPYTTRIDIHAAHFVYHDATGRSVQCPRLAPGEAHDDRGESFTLLRLDETWLTLTRAHDTLEAYEKHGDAFRLAFIKDRAGNQITLDYDQRGRPARLIAPQAIVVFLHDDAGRIVEAVHHDREGARLATLARYSYDRDGDLVAAFDEYGNRREYRYQHHLLTHYTDRTGRGMHLEWNGTGARAKCVREYADDGSFDTRFAWHPNFRMVSVTDAHGGVTRHYYDRHGYTFRIIHPDGGEEWMYRDANHNLVQHTYADGGVERMHYDARDNLVRHQRVDGSVLEMHYDEKDQMVRLVDPQGYAWQREYDDQGNVSADIDPLGHKTRYVYDGAGRPVEVTDAKGGTKLMAYDDAGQLASYTDCSGKTSTWTYDARGRLVAATDAAGGTTAYRYAANGTLEEASSAAGVERFQYDAEGRLLASTDALQRVTRFTYDAAGRIGARTDAAGHTLSYGYDRIGRLVRLTDANHASFQFRYDALGRLLETVGFDGKLTRYEYDADSGQLASIDDAGRITQVEYDRGGRLVRHVSGEVEERFAYDALGRLIDARNAHSRVQHFYDPVGNLVREHHASMLFGEARSVVWHHAYDELGARVRTVRPDGHRVDWLTYGSGYVHGMALDGEERVQFERDDLHREVRRALPGKLVGETTRDPAGRLAKQALHREDAPAALAARHYCYDAASQLTQVDDSQAGSTGYRYDPVGRLIEAVTPNLGERFAFDPAGNFVDAAAPGLPAAGSIAGAVGYVPPGTTQAAPLPRVLGNLLRDYAGTHFEYDAQGNVTEKRSPGRVQRFEWDGFNRLVGVRTETATTRTEARYFYDAFGRRIARVVDGQASVFGWDGDTLAYESGPEYSRHYLYEAGTFVPLAQYTGAPVTGMPTPVAREHERYTPEDDPLLRVPERGAEARLAFYHCDQIGTPRMITDELGEIVWEARYQAWGEARDVIERVSKATGERVRNPLRFQGQHFDDESGLAYNRHRYYAADVGRYVSKDPAELLGGLNEFAYVPNPVQWIDPLGLAGTPAGGAGGKPARCPKCNPCEGRNPTATARSWQGTDPYSGVDSYQNVVVKRGTVLYTLYPHGPAPGNYFVTSSGVLASSTAREYNDSVQVAHKGNASGRGIRDMRTQLHAYVVTKDTCMAKGTAAANPHLGAGGATQYFLENQDKANLIDTGKIIGYSK, encoded by the coding sequence ATGGCTGATTCCGCGGGCGTGCTGATGCCCAAACCCACCGACGTCTTCGTCGGCCCGCTGCTGCAGATCGAAACCGCCGACGTATCCGCCGGCATCAAGGCCTGCGATCGGTGGCTGCGCAGCATCAGCCACGACGTCATCACGATCGAGCGGCTCGAGATGGTCGCCAACGCGCTGCCGGTGGTCGCGAACATCATGTCGGCCGTCGATCTGGTGCTCGACATCAAGGACCTGATCGAACATCACCAGCGGGGCCAGGAGCCCGACCTGTTCGACTGGATCAACCTCGGCCTCGACCTGATCGGCATCATCCCGATCCCGCCCGCCACCTCCGAGTTCCGGATGGGCGCGCGGCCGGTGCTCAAGCTGGTGCGCCAGAAGATGCTCGAGAGCGGCAAGGCGGTCGGCGAGGCCACCATCCAGGTGATGCAGACGGCGCTGCTGCAGGCCGTGATCGACAGCCTCAGCGAGCAGTTCGCCGGCAAGATCCAGAGCTTCGTGGACGGCATGAAGAGCCAGCTCGGCAGCATCCTCAAGACCTGCGCCGACTACATCGAGAAGTTCCTGAACGGCTTCGCCGACCTGTTCGCCGAGGTGGCGGGCGAGAAGGCGCTGAGCACCGCGCACAACTACCGCGCCGCCGACCAGCACGCGAGCCAGATCGCCGCCGGCTTCTCGGCGCACGACGCGCGCAAGACCTTCAGCGGCCTGGGCCATCTGATCGTCGACTTCGTGAAGATCGAGGCGAAGGGCATGATCAACAGCGGCACGCGGGTCGCCAAGGCGCTCGATCTGCCGTACCGCCAAGCGCTGATGAAGATGGCGAACCTGCTGCGCGGCATGATCCCGACCGTCAAGCAGCGCATCATCGCGCTCGGCGGCGCCGACGCCGGCACCATCGGCTGGCTCATCAACCTGATCCAGCTCGCCATCGAGAAGAAGCGCGGCATCATCGAGAGCAAGCGCCGCCATGCCACCGGCGTGAAGGAGCGTGGCACCACCAAGGTCCATCACGAGGAAGGCGAGGGCCGGCAGGAAACGCTGCGCCATACCGAGGACGCCGAGCATCCCGGGCCGAGCCAGTGCAAGCTCGGCTGCCCGGTGTCGTCGGCCAAGTCGGCCACCCGCCACTCGGTCGGCTACGCGCTCGGCGACGAGCGGCTCGACCACGCCGATTTCGCGCTGCCGGGCACCGTGCCGGTGGTCTGGAGCCGGACCTACCGCTCGTTCTTCGACGCCAACGACGAGGCCGGCGAGATCGGCGCGCGCTGGATCACGCCGTACACCACGCGCATCGACATCCATGCCGCGCACTTCGTCTACCACGACGCGACCGGCCGCAGCGTGCAGTGTCCGCGGCTCGCGCCGGGCGAGGCGCACGACGATCGCGGCGAGAGCTTCACGCTGCTGCGGCTCGATGAGACCTGGCTCACGCTCACGCGCGCGCACGACACGCTGGAAGCCTACGAGAAGCATGGCGACGCGTTCCGGCTCGCGTTCATCAAGGATCGCGCCGGCAACCAGATCACGCTCGACTACGATCAGCGCGGGCGGCCCGCGCGGCTGATCGCGCCGCAGGCGATCGTGGTGTTCCTGCACGACGACGCGGGCCGCATCGTGGAGGCCGTGCATCACGACCGCGAGGGCGCGCGCCTGGCCACGCTCGCGCGCTACAGCTACGACCGCGACGGCGACCTGGTGGCCGCCTTCGACGAGTACGGCAACCGCCGCGAATACCGCTACCAGCATCACCTGCTCACGCATTACACGGACCGCACCGGGCGCGGCATGCATCTCGAATGGAACGGCACCGGCGCCAGGGCGAAGTGCGTGCGCGAGTACGCCGACGACGGCAGCTTCGACACGCGCTTCGCCTGGCATCCGAACTTCCGGATGGTCAGCGTCACCGATGCGCACGGCGGCGTCACGCGCCATTACTACGACCGCCACGGCTACACGTTCCGCATCATCCATCCGGACGGCGGCGAGGAGTGGATGTATCGCGACGCGAACCACAACCTCGTGCAGCACACCTATGCCGACGGCGGCGTGGAGCGGATGCACTACGACGCGCGCGACAACCTGGTGCGCCACCAGCGCGTGGACGGCAGCGTGCTCGAGATGCACTACGACGAGAAGGACCAGATGGTGCGGCTGGTCGATCCGCAAGGCTATGCCTGGCAGCGCGAGTACGACGACCAGGGCAACGTGTCGGCCGACATCGATCCGCTCGGCCACAAGACCCGCTACGTCTACGACGGCGCCGGGCGCCCCGTCGAGGTGACCGACGCGAAGGGCGGCACCAAGCTGATGGCCTACGACGATGCCGGCCAGCTCGCGTCGTATACCGACTGCTCAGGCAAGACCAGCACCTGGACCTACGACGCCCGGGGGCGGCTCGTCGCGGCCACCGATGCGGCCGGCGGCACCACCGCCTATCGCTACGCCGCCAACGGCACGCTCGAGGAAGCGAGCAGCGCGGCCGGCGTCGAGCGCTTCCAGTACGACGCCGAGGGCCGGCTGCTGGCGAGCACCGACGCGCTGCAGCGCGTCACGCGCTTCACCTACGACGCGGCCGGCCGGATCGGTGCGCGCACCGACGCGGCCGGCCACACGCTCAGCTACGGCTACGACCGGATCGGCCGGCTGGTGCGCCTGACCGACGCGAATCATGCGAGCTTCCAGTTCCGCTACGACGCGCTCGGCCGCCTGCTCGAGACGGTCGGCTTCGACGGCAAGCTCACGCGCTACGAATACGACGCCGACAGCGGCCAGCTCGCCTCGATCGACGACGCCGGGCGCATCACGCAGGTCGAGTACGACCGCGGCGGGCGCCTGGTGCGCCACGTCAGCGGCGAGGTCGAAGAGCGCTTCGCCTACGACGCGCTCGGCCGCCTGATCGACGCGCGCAACGCCCACAGCCGCGTGCAGCACTTCTACGATCCGGTCGGCAACCTGGTGCGCGAGCATCATGCGAGCATGCTGTTCGGCGAGGCGCGCAGCGTGGTCTGGCATCATGCCTACGACGAACTCGGCGCGCGCGTGCGCACCGTGCGCCCCGACGGCCACCGCGTGGACTGGCTCACCTACGGCTCGGGCTACGTCCACGGCATGGCGCTCGACGGCGAAGAGCGCGTGCAGTTCGAGCGCGACGACCTGCATCGCGAGGTGCGCCGCGCGCTGCCGGGCAAGCTGGTCGGCGAGACCACGCGCGATCCGGCGGGGCGGCTCGCCAAGCAGGCCTTGCACCGCGAGGATGCGCCGGCCGCGCTGGCCGCGCGCCACTATTGCTACGACGCGGCCAGCCAACTCACCCAGGTGGATGACAGCCAGGCCGGCTCCACCGGCTACCGCTACGACCCGGTCGGGCGGCTGATCGAGGCGGTCACGCCGAACCTCGGCGAGCGCTTCGCGTTCGATCCGGCCGGCAACTTCGTCGACGCGGCCGCCCCGGGCCTGCCCGCGGCCGGCAGCATCGCCGGCGCCGTCGGCTACGTGCCGCCCGGCACCACGCAGGCGGCGCCGCTGCCGCGCGTGCTCGGCAACCTGCTGCGCGACTACGCCGGCACCCATTTCGAATACGACGCGCAGGGCAACGTGACCGAGAAGCGCTCGCCCGGCCGCGTGCAGCGCTTCGAGTGGGACGGCTTCAACCGGCTGGTCGGCGTGCGGACCGAGACCGCCACGACGCGCACCGAGGCGCGCTACTTCTACGACGCGTTCGGGCGGCGCATCGCGCGCGTGGTGGACGGGCAGGCGAGCGTGTTCGGCTGGGACGGCGACACGCTCGCCTATGAAAGCGGCCCCGAGTACAGCCGGCACTATCTGTACGAGGCCGGCACCTTCGTGCCGCTCGCGCAGTACACCGGCGCGCCCGTGACCGGCATGCCGACGCCCGTGGCGCGCGAGCACGAACGCTACACGCCCGAGGACGACCCGCTGCTGCGGGTGCCCGAGCGCGGCGCCGAGGCGCGGCTCGCGTTCTATCACTGCGACCAGATCGGCACGCCGCGCATGATCACCGACGAGCTCGGCGAGATCGTCTGGGAGGCGCGCTACCAGGCCTGGGGCGAGGCGCGCGACGTGATCGAGCGGGTCTCGAAGGCCACCGGCGAGCGGGTGCGCAATCCGCTGCGCTTCCAGGGCCAGCACTTCGACGACGAAAGCGGGCTGGCCTACAATCGTCACCGCTACTACGCGGCCGACGTCGGGCGCTACGTGTCGAAAGACCCGGCCGAGCTGCTCGGCGGCCTGAACGAGTTCGCCTACGTGCCGAATCCGGTGCAGTGGATCGACCCGCTCGGCCTCGCCGGGACGCCGGCCGGCGGCGCGGGCGGCAAGCCGGCCCGCTGCCCGAAGTGCAATCCGTGCGAGGGGCGCAATCCCACCGCCACCGCGCGCAGCTGGCAGGGCACCGACCCGTACAGCGGCGTCGATTCATACCAGAACGTGGTGGTCAAGCGCGGCACCGTGCTCTATACCCTGTATCCGCACGGCCCCGCACCCGGCAACTACTTCGTGACCAGCAGCGGCGTGCTGGCCTCGTCAACGGCACGCGAGTACAACGATTCGGTGCAGGTCGCGCACAAGGGCAATGCATCCGGGCGGGGCATCCGCGACATGCGCACCCAACTGCATGCTTATGTCGTGACGAAGGACACCTGCATGGCCAAGGGAACGGCGGCGGCCAATCCGCACCTCGGTGCCGGTGGCGCGACGCAGTACTTTCTGGAGAATCAGGACAAGGCCAACCTGATCGATACGGGAAAAATCATCGGTTATTCGAAATGA
- a CDS encoding methyl-accepting chemotaxis protein, whose amino-acid sequence MDFFPMRRAGIGVRLAVLSCLLFALSLAVFAWALTRSAGQQVTGQVLMRIDEKDQSIAETITLLDTALTAEVGRAMTQFQSLLSAGVSLDETRQVDIQGTPAPTLKAGERVLDMDFSIPDEFLARSGAIATVFARRGDDFVRVTTSLKKDDGSRAVGTLLDRKGPAYGPVLAGRTFTGLAALFGKRYITQYKPLTDASGRVIGALFVGVDVGAEIRAIEADIRQLKIGERGYFFAMDASNGPDRGKFTVHPLSAGKPADETSAPYGRMLEMKQGRLEYRSVDAALGEHAPSDKYVSFSYVPEWHWLVGGVAPRDEVMADVTATRDRFLLVGMALVVAFGVLFVLAVRRLVSRPLDEAAMASERLAAGDLSVRIGAGKPVRDDEIGRLIRAVDGIGDGLARIVAQVREGAAAMSERTGQIASDSGDIATRIASQAGNLERTAASMEQLTSNVQQNADNAVQANQLAAGASEAALEGGRAVQRVVSTMDEIGRAARRIADITSVIESIAFQTNILALNAAVEAARAGEQGRGFAVVAGEVRSLAQRSAASVKEIEALVAESTGTVESGARIAGEASATMQGIVERVGQVRDIMGEISQASREQSQAIEQVNQAVTQIGEVTQQNAQVVDDARRQAVTLRDEAGRLADAVRVFRLR is encoded by the coding sequence ATGGATTTTTTCCCCATGCGTCGCGCCGGCATCGGCGTGCGACTCGCCGTTCTTTCCTGTCTGCTGTTCGCGCTCAGCCTTGCCGTGTTCGCCTGGGCGCTCACGCGCTCGGCGGGCCAGCAGGTCACCGGGCAGGTGCTGATGCGCATCGACGAGAAGGACCAGTCGATTGCCGAGACCATCACGCTGCTCGACACGGCGCTGACCGCCGAGGTCGGCCGCGCGATGACGCAGTTCCAGAGCCTGCTGTCGGCCGGCGTTTCGCTCGATGAGACGCGGCAGGTGGACATTCAGGGCACCCCGGCGCCCACCCTGAAGGCCGGCGAGCGCGTGCTCGACATGGATTTCTCCATCCCCGACGAGTTTCTCGCACGCAGCGGCGCGATCGCCACCGTGTTCGCGCGCCGCGGCGACGATTTCGTGCGCGTGACCACCTCGCTGAAGAAGGACGACGGCTCGCGGGCGGTCGGCACGCTGCTCGACCGCAAGGGCCCGGCCTATGGGCCGGTGCTGGCCGGGCGCACCTTCACGGGCCTGGCCGCGCTGTTCGGCAAACGTTACATCACGCAGTACAAGCCGCTCACCGACGCGAGCGGGCGCGTGATCGGCGCATTGTTCGTCGGCGTTGACGTGGGTGCCGAGATCCGCGCGATCGAGGCCGACATCCGGCAGCTGAAGATCGGCGAGCGCGGCTATTTCTTCGCGATGGACGCCTCGAACGGACCAGACCGCGGCAAGTTCACCGTGCATCCGCTGAGCGCCGGCAAGCCGGCCGACGAGACCAGCGCGCCCTACGGCCGGATGCTGGAGATGAAGCAGGGCAGGCTCGAGTATCGCTCCGTCGATGCGGCGCTGGGCGAGCATGCGCCCAGCGACAAGTACGTGTCGTTCAGCTATGTGCCCGAATGGCACTGGCTGGTGGGCGGCGTGGCGCCGCGCGACGAGGTGATGGCCGACGTGACCGCCACGCGCGACCGTTTCCTGCTGGTCGGGATGGCGCTGGTGGTGGCGTTCGGCGTGCTGTTCGTGCTGGCCGTGCGACGGCTCGTGAGCCGCCCGCTCGACGAGGCCGCAATGGCCTCCGAGCGGTTGGCCGCGGGCGACCTGAGCGTGCGCATCGGTGCCGGCAAGCCGGTGCGCGACGACGAGATCGGCCGCCTGATTCGCGCCGTCGACGGCATTGGCGACGGACTCGCGCGGATCGTCGCGCAGGTGCGCGAAGGGGCCGCCGCGATGTCCGAACGCACCGGGCAGATCGCCAGCGACAGCGGCGACATCGCCACGCGCATCGCCAGTCAGGCCGGCAACCTCGAACGCACGGCCGCGAGCATGGAGCAGCTCACCTCGAACGTGCAGCAGAATGCCGACAACGCGGTGCAGGCCAACCAGCTCGCGGCCGGCGCCTCGGAGGCCGCGCTCGAGGGCGGCCGTGCGGTGCAGCGCGTGGTCTCGACGATGGACGAGATCGGCCGCGCCGCGCGCCGCATCGCCGATATCACCAGCGTGATCGAGAGCATCGCGTTCCAGACCAACATCCTGGCGTTGAACGCGGCCGTGGAAGCGGCGCGGGCCGGCGAGCAGGGGCGCGGCTTCGCGGTGGTGGCAGGCGAAGTGCGCTCGCTCGCGCAGCGCAGCGCCGCCTCCGTCAAGGAAATCGAGGCGCTGGTGGCCGAATCGACGGGCACCGTCGAGAGCGGGGCGCGGATCGCCGGCGAGGCGAGCGCCACGATGCAGGGCATCGTCGAACGCGTGGGCCAGGTGCGCGACATCATGGGCGAGATCAGCCAGGCGTCGCGCGAGCAGTCGCAGGCCATCGAGCAGGTCAATCAGGCGGTCACGCAGATCGGCGAGGTGACGCAGCAGAACGCCCAGGTGGTGGACGATGCGCGGCGGCAGGCGGTGACGCTGCGTGACGAGGCGGGCAGACTGGCCGATGCCGTGCGGGTGTTTCGGCTGCGCTGA
- a CDS encoding DUF3761 domain-containing protein: MRLAAAFAACLLCAAAADAYQPVQPVQPDEAQLREHGHYRNRDGDEVHAPAHTKDGRVPEGASARCRDGSYSFSRHRSGTCSHHGGVAEWQ; this comes from the coding sequence ATGCGGCTCGCCGCGGCGTTTGCGGCCTGCCTGCTGTGCGCCGCTGCCGCCGACGCCTATCAGCCCGTGCAGCCCGTGCAGCCCGACGAGGCGCAGCTGCGGGAACACGGTCACTACCGCAACCGCGATGGCGACGAGGTCCACGCGCCCGCGCATACCAAGGACGGGCGCGTGCCCGAGGGCGCATCGGCGAGGTGCCGTGACGGCAGCTACAGCTTCAGCCGCCATCGTTCCGGTACCTGTTCGCATCACGGCGGTGTGGCCGAGTGGCAGTGA
- a CDS encoding PAAR domain-containing protein → MKNVIRVGDPTSHGGVVQTGDSSLLVDGKPVARVGDLCVCPIAGHQACVIAEGNPEFTVGGRAVAFDGHKTSCGATLQSTLTTFGSE, encoded by the coding sequence ATGAAGAACGTGATTCGCGTCGGCGATCCGACGAGCCACGGCGGCGTGGTGCAGACCGGCGATTCGAGCCTGCTGGTGGACGGCAAGCCCGTCGCGCGCGTCGGCGACCTCTGCGTGTGTCCGATCGCCGGCCACCAGGCCTGCGTGATCGCCGAGGGCAATCCGGAGTTCACCGTGGGCGGCCGCGCGGTGGCGTTCGACGGCCACAAGACGAGCTGCGGCGCGACGCTGCAATCGACGCTGACCACCTTCGGCAGCGAATGA